A genomic region of Alistipes megaguti contains the following coding sequences:
- a CDS encoding fimbrillin family protein encodes MIRTFKYLIPILSVAAWSCSNPDTGGASMPEAGTVPISWKVESVDSPSSRSLVGPEFDDEGNPYTDRDWITLEQACAPTGNGGEGQAIGIWADYTYTDSQGNEKTNRNIFAGTRLIYAEKANGNPWSDWNYEGNDLYWFKGGQYKFRAYYPEQIGDNVISSATASTFVIEYPTHDMQEDLLLAYNYVNTTDPQVDLNQPVALRFSHGLAAVRFLVKATYSNTDYLTSCWLQNADSRDFATSGILAYGSETDEESISWINGYNPPVTERIYYWKNSGVEFSADPTAGTSTPAMAYTRTGTSEGELFAQNNGWVLILPQQSSGNLQFCFTTQSGEEGVYRVSIPKVTERIKASDGSVVESTEYLPGKRYTYTISITETNLILDLTVADWNERESSHSIVF; translated from the coding sequence ATGATACGAACATTCAAATACCTGATTCCGATCCTCTCGGTTGCGGCGTGGAGCTGCTCCAACCCCGATACCGGAGGAGCTTCGATGCCCGAAGCCGGAACCGTGCCCATCAGCTGGAAGGTGGAAAGCGTCGACTCTCCCTCTTCCCGCTCGCTCGTGGGCCCCGAATTCGACGATGAGGGGAATCCCTACACCGATCGCGACTGGATCACCCTCGAACAGGCCTGCGCCCCGACCGGGAACGGCGGCGAAGGTCAGGCCATCGGTATCTGGGCCGACTACACCTATACCGACAGCCAGGGCAACGAGAAGACCAACCGCAATATCTTTGCGGGCACCCGGCTCATCTATGCCGAAAAGGCCAACGGGAACCCATGGAGCGACTGGAACTACGAAGGAAACGACCTCTACTGGTTCAAGGGCGGCCAATACAAGTTCCGCGCCTACTACCCCGAGCAGATCGGCGACAACGTCATCTCGTCGGCCACGGCCTCGACCTTCGTCATCGAATACCCGACCCACGACATGCAGGAGGATCTGCTGCTGGCCTACAACTACGTCAACACGACCGATCCGCAGGTCGACCTCAATCAGCCCGTCGCACTCCGATTCAGCCACGGTCTGGCGGCCGTCCGGTTCCTCGTCAAGGCCACCTATTCGAACACCGACTACCTTACTTCGTGCTGGCTTCAGAACGCCGATTCGCGCGACTTCGCCACCTCCGGAATCCTCGCCTACGGATCGGAGACCGACGAGGAGAGCATCTCCTGGATCAACGGCTACAATCCGCCCGTCACCGAACGGATCTATTACTGGAAAAACTCGGGTGTCGAATTTTCGGCGGACCCTACGGCCGGAACCTCAACCCCGGCCATGGCCTACACCCGGACCGGGACCTCGGAGGGTGAACTCTTCGCTCAAAACAACGGCTGGGTGCTGATCCTCCCCCAGCAATCGTCCGGAAACCTGCAGTTCTGCTTCACGACCCAGAGCGGCGAAGAGGGCGTCTATCGTGTCTCCATTCCCAAGGTGACCGAGCGCATCAAGGCCAGCGACGGCTCCGTGGTCGAAAGTACGGAATACCTCCCCGGAAAACGGTATACCTATACGATCTCGATCACCGAAACCAACCTCATCCTCGATCTGACGGTCGCCGACTGGAACGAACGCGAATCGTCACACAGCATCGTCTTCTGA